A region from the Corylus avellana chromosome ca7, CavTom2PMs-1.0 genome encodes:
- the LOC132187154 gene encoding ATPase 9, plasma membrane-type-like — MAENRRVSLEEIKKENIDLEHIPVQEVFEQLQCSKEGLSTEEGQKRLIIFGPNKLEEKEENKFLKFLGFMWNPLSWVMEAAAIMAIALANGGGKPPDWQDFVGIVALLVINSTISFVEENNAGNAAAALMAGLAPKTKVLRDGRWTEQEAEILVPGDVISVKLGDIVPADARLLEGDPLKIDQSALTGESLPVTRSPGDEVFSGSTVKQGEIEAVVIATGVHTFFGKAAHLVDSTNQAGHFQKVLTAIGNFCICSIAVGMAVEIVVMYPIQHRQYRSGIDNLLVLLIGGIPIAMPTVLSVTMAIGSHRLSQQGAITKRMTAIEEMAGMDVLCSDKTGTLTLNKLTVDKTMIEVFVKDVDQDALILLGARASRVENQDAIDACIVGMLGDPKEAREGITEVHFLPFNPVDKRTAITYTDSEGNWHRVSKGAPEQIIELCNLQEDVKKKAHAIIAKFADRGLRSLAVATQIVPDKTKESAGGPWQFMGLLPLFDPPRHDSAETIRRALNLGVNVKMITGDQLAIGKETGRRLGMGTNMYPSSSLLGDHKDESIAALPVDELIEKADGFAGVFPEHKYEIVKRLQEMKHICGMTGDGVNDAPALKKADIGIAVADATDAAQSASDIVLTEPGLSVIISAVLTSRAIFQRMKNYTIYAVSITIRIVLGFMLLALIWKFDFSPFMVLIIAILNDGTIMTISKDRVKASPLPDSWKLKEIFATGVVLGTYLAVMTLLFFWAAHKTNFFSDKFGVRSIRNSDEELMAAVYLQVSIVSQALIFVTRSRSWSYVERPGLLLLFAFLIAQLVATIIAVYANWGFARIHGIGWGWAGVIWLYSIIFYIPLDILKFIIRYALSGKAWDNLLQNKIAFSTKKDYGRGEREAQWALAQRTLHGLHPPQASELFNDKGNHGESSEIAEQAKRRAEVARLRELHTLKGHVESVVKLKGIDIETIQQHYTV; from the exons atggccGAGAACAGGCGTGTTAGCTTGGAAGAGATCAAGAAGGAGAATATCGATCTC GAGCACATACCAGTACAGGAAGTATTTGAACAATTGCAATGCTCAAAAGAAGGTTTGTCAACTGAGGAGGGGCAGAAGAGGCTCATTATCTTTGGCCCAAACAAGCTAGAAGAAAAGGAG GAAAATAAGTTTCTGAAATTCCTGGGTTTTATGTGGAATCCTCTATCTTGGGTGATGGAGGCTGCCGCTATCATGGCCATAGCTTTGGCAAATGGAGGG GGCAAGCCACCAGACTGGCAGGATTTTGTGGGAATAGTGGCATTGCTTGTAATTAACTCCACCATAAGCTTTGTAGAAGAAAACAATGCAGGCAATGCTGCAGCAGCACTTATGGCAGGTCTTGCACCAAAAACCAAG GTTCTGAGAGATGGAAGATGGACAGAGCAAGAAGCTGAAATCTTGGTACCAGGAGATGTTATTAGTGTCAAGTTAGGAGATATCGTCCCAGCTGATGCTCGTCTCTTAGAGGGAGACCCACTCAAGATTGACCAGTCTGCTCTAACTGGTGAGTCTTTGCCAGTTACAAGGAGCCCGGGTGATGAAGTCTTCTCTGGATCCACTGTCAAACAAGGTGAGATTGAGGCCGTTGTGATTGCCACTGGGGTTCACACCTTCTTCGGCAAGGCTGCTCACCTGGTGGACAGCACCAACCAAGCAGGACATTTCCAAAAG GTGTTGACTGCCATTGGAAACTTCTGCATTTGCTCGATTGCTGTGGGGATGGCAGTAGAGATAGTGGTAATGTACCCAATTCAGCACCGACAGTACAGGAGTGGGATTGACAATCTCTTGGTACTTCTCATTGGAGGTATCCCAATTGCCATGCCAACAGTATTGTCTGTGACAATGGCTATTGGTTCCCACCGGCTGTCACAACAAGGTGCTATCACCAAGAGGATGACAGCTATCGAAGAGATGGCTGGAATGGATGTTCTCTGTAGCGATAAGACTGGGACTCTTACTCTCAACAAGCTTACAGTAGACAAGACCATGATCGAG GTATTTGTGAAGGATGTGGACCAGGATGCTCTGATTTTACTCGGggctagggcttctagggttgaGAATCAGGATGCTATTGATGCTTGTATTGTTGGCATGTTGGGTGACCCCAAGGAG GCCAGAGAAGGTATCACTGAAGTCCATTTCTTGCCCTTTAATCCAGTTGACAAGCGTACAGCCATAACATATACAGACTCTGAAGGCAACTGGCACCGAGTTAGCAAAGGCGCACCAGAGCAG ATCATTGAGCTCTGCAACCTCCAGGAAGATGTAAAAAAGAAAGCTCATGCAATCATTGCTAAGTTTGCTGATCGCGGTCTACGCTCTCTTGCTGTTGCTACACAA ATAGTGCCAGATAAAACCAAGGAGAGCGCAGGAGGACCATGGCAGTTTATGGGTCTATTGCCTCTCTTTGATCCTCCAAGGCATGATAGTGCAGAGACCATTCGCCGTGCACTCAATCTTGGTGTCAATGTTAAGATGATCACTGGTGACCAGCTTGCTATTGGGAAGGAGACTGGTCGCAGGCTCGGCATGGGAACAAATATGTATCCTTCTTCCTCCCTCCTTGGGGACCACAAGGATGAGTCCATTGCCGCCCTGCCTGTTGATGAGCTTATTGAGAAGGCTGATGGGTTTGCTGGCGTCTTCCCTG AGCATAAATATGAAATTGTGAAGAGGCTGCAAGAGATGAAACATATATGTGGTATGACTGGAGATGGTGTTAATGATGCCCCAGCTCTAAAGAAGGCAGATATTGGAATCGCAGTAGCTGATGCCACTGATGCAGCTCAGAGTGCATCTGACATAGTTCTGACAGAGCCAGGATTGAGTGTGATTATTAGTGCTGTCTTAACTAGCAGAGCAATTTTCCAGCGAATGAAGAACTACACGATCTATGCAGTTTCTATAACTATCCGTATAGTGCTGGGGTTTATGCTTCTGGCGCTAATAtggaaatttgatttttcaCCTTTTATGGTACTGATAATTGCCATACTCAATGATGGAACTATCATGACCATTTCAAAAGACAGGGTGAAGGCTTCTCCTCTTCCAGACTCATGGAAGCTTAAGGAGATCTTTGCCACTGGCGTTGTTCTTGGCACCTACCTAGCTGTCATGactcttcttttcttctggGCTGCTCACAAAACCAACTTCTTCTCG GATAAATTTGGTGTAAGATCTATCAGGAACAGCGATGAAGAGCTTATGGCAGCTGTCTACCTTCAAGTGAGTATTGTAAGCCAGGCGCTTATCTTTGTTACTCGGTCCCGAAGCTGGTCTTATGTCGAACGCCCTGGTCTCTTGCTTCTGTTTGCCTTTCTTATAGCACAACTG GTGGCCACCATCATTGCTGTGTATGCAAATTGGGGCTTTGCAAGGATTCATGGAATTGGGTGGGGATGGGCTGGCGTAATTTGGCTCTACAGCATCATCTTCTACATCCCTTTGGATATCCTTAAATTCATTATCCGATATGCATTGAGTGGCAAGGCCTGGGATAATTTGCTCCAGAATAAG ATTGCTTTCTCAACAAAGAAGGATTATGGAAGGGGAGAGAGGGAGGCACAATGGGCTTTAGCTCAACGTACTCTGCATGGACTGCATCCTCCACAAGCATCAGAACTTTTCAATGATAAGGGCAACCATGGGGAGTCATCTGAAATCGCTGAACAGGCCAAGAGGCGTGCTGAAGTCGCCAG GTTGAGAGAGCTCCATACGCTGAAGGGGCACGTTGAATCTGTAGTGAAACTGAAGGGAATTGACATTGAAACCATTCAGCAACACTACACTGTTTGA
- the LOC132187153 gene encoding ribonuclease 3-like protein 1: protein MENNCSPSENFIVKSQTPSPIAQSQVRLKKPRTRPLREAVKRSPKEGAKVVEYDQEPTSRADQNDTVQAQKLMVEDASLDPRECRENTAFQNEGASKKGSAKSHLYEICAANYWKPPLFECCKEEGPSHAKMFTFKVIVEIQEASTTVLECFGAPQLKKKRAAEHAAEGALWYLKHSGYSPKDDQII, encoded by the exons ATGGAAAATAATTGCTCACCCTCTGAAAACTTCATTGTTAAATCTCAAACACCTTCCCCCATAGCCCAATCCCAG GTCAGGTTGAAGAAACCCAGAACCAGGCCATTAAGGGAAGCTGTAAAGCGAAGCCCTAAAGAGGGAGCAAAGGTGGTTGAATATGATCAAGAGCCAACCTCAAGAGCAGATCAGAACGACACCGTTCAAGCACAGAAATTGATGGTTGAAGATGCTTCTCTTGATCCCAGAGAGTGCAGAGAGAACACCGCCTTTCAGAATGAAG GTGCTTCAAAGAAGGGATCTGCAAAGTCACATCTATACGAGATCTGTGCTGCAAACTATTGGAAGCCCCCTTTATTTGAATGCTGCAAAGAGGAAGGGCCAAGCCATGCAAAAAT GTTCACCTTCAAGGTTATTGTTGAGATACAAGAAGCCTCAACTACTGTTTTGGAGTGCTTTGGGGCTCcccaattgaaaaagaaaagggcagCAGAGCATGCAGCTGAAGGTGCACTATGGTACTTGAAGCATAGTGGTTATTCTCCAAAGGATGACCAAATCATATAG